The Papaver somniferum cultivar HN1 chromosome 6, ASM357369v1, whole genome shotgun sequence genome segment AGGGTCATTTGTTCCTCAAGACCTATAACGGGGAACATACATGTTGTGCTGGTTATAGTGACGGAACAAAGGCTGATCCGGTTAAGCGCGAACTTGTCAAGAGCTTGATATTTGACCAGATCAAACAATCCAAACAAGAAAGTCAGGGATATTATTAGAGAGTTCAAAAGTGATTATGGGTTAGAATTGAGCTACGATCAGGCGCATGCCGGTAAAGAATTATGTTTGAAGGAATTGTATGGCGAGGACACTAAATCATACGCCGACTTGGTTTGGTGGTGTGAAGCCGTGAAGAAACACGATACAGGTAGTAGGGCTGATTTAGTTATTGAAGGGGACCAGTTTAAGAGTTTGTTCTTAGACTTCGATGCTTTCATCTCGAGTTTCGAATATTGTCGCCCGGTATTTTCCTTGGATGCAACTTTCCTAACTGGAAAATTTAGGGGTTGTCTTATGGCGGCTACCGGGAAGAATGCGAATAATGGTACGTTTTATATTTTTAGATTTCATTTTTGATGTCAGATtataaatttgaaaaaaattcagaaattttttttatgtcagattatcactggatgaaaccagtttcatccttaattTGTGAAGTCAGACTAGaaaatgaaattggtttcattatGTATAATAACAGTTTCAGTCAGTTTaatatgattttttctttttgtgtttgttttgtttcTGTAGGAATATTTTCTCTGGCATACGGTATTGTATCAGGTGAAACTATTGAGAATTGGCATTGGTTTTTGGAGAAACTAAAAACTATCTTGGGTCCTCTTGTACTAACTATTACTTCGGATCGCCATGAGGGTTTGATAAAAGGAATTCGTGATGTTTTTCCAACTTTCCATCATGGTTGGTGTTACCAGCATTTGAAGAATAATGTCCGTAGTAAGACCAACAAGAAAAAGGGAGACCATGGTGCTGCGATGgatttattcaaacaatgtttCTATTCATCAACGCATGAAGGCTTTCATTAAGGTATGCAAAAGTTGAAGGATATGGGATGTGATGGTCTTCACAAATTCTTGAGTGACCTTCCAGTGGAATGTTGGTCCAATGCATATTGTCTGGGTTGTCGTTATGGAGACATGTGTTCAAACATTGCAGAGTCGTTTAACTCTTGGATTAAGGAAGCAAAAGGTATGCCTATTGCAACACTTGTCAACTGGATTAGACTTAAAATTATGGATCAGATGAGTAAAAGGAAGTTGAAGGGGGCGACGTATAAAGGATTCATTTGTCCCAGGCTAGAGAAAAAAGTGATGGCTTCCATTCGTTCTGGTGTCCAGTGGAGAATAACCAAGTCTGGTGACATGGAGTGGGAATTTTTCGATGGAACGCACACGCATGTTGTTAATATTGCGAAGTTTCAATGCAGCTGCAAGGTTTGGTTTAATGAGCAGTTCCCTTGTGAACACGCTATTGCGTGTATGCATTCAAATAAGATCAATGTTTACGAGTACATTAATCCGTATTTCAGGATTGCTAGCTTCCgtacttcgtatgatcgtcctaTCAAGCCCATTCCCGATTACGACAAGCCTATTGATGTTGCTACTGGAGATCTCGTGAACCCACCAACTGTCCTAGGAAAAAAAGCTGGTACGCCGAAGAAGAAGCGGATTCCTAACATTGGTAGCGCAAGTTTCAAGAGACCAATTACGTGCAGTAACTGCCATACTCAGGCACATCATAACAAGACGACGTGTCCTCATCCTCCTGCGAAAAAGCAATGTTAAGAACCTGCTTAAGAACATCTCCAGCCTTCATTCTGTGCAGCATCTTACTatgatttttttattagtttattCTTCTCTGCAGCTTCTTGTTGCACATTTAAGATTCATTTACCTGGAATTATATTTTTGCAACTAGTATTTACCTTGAattgtttttttcttcataaaaacATATTTCTCTTCGGttttatagtatatatatatatatatatcttatagtCTTCTGTTGGTTTTTTAATTGTACATTCTTTTCAGTTttcattgtgaaatttgaatgtTTGTGAagatacaaatttaattgtacatgatgtaaccaatttcatcctGCCTATTCTggaaaaaaatgagatttttggccagggtgaaattggtttcatccttcacattctgacaaaaaaatatttttttcaaccTGCACACTCTGAAATTCATACAggctaggatgtaaccagtttcatcctagcctGGTTACATTCtgataaaaaaaatagttttatacaggctaggatgtaaccagtttcatcctagcctGGTTAcattctgaaaaaaaaaatagtcttaTACCGGTTACATCCTAGCCTAGTTACattctaacaaaaaaatatattttttcaacCTGCAACTCTGAGAATATTCCGACAGAAAAATGTGATCATGtctggtttcatcctgcatattccaTCACAACATTATATTCAAACTATCAGAAAATTGAAGTGCAGGAAATTTTCAGAAAATAAATTCATATTTAATTAACCTTCAAATTCATAAATGTATGCAAAGACAGAgagttcaacaaaaacaaaaaaagtactTCCAAATCAACTACGTTGACAAATCCACGGATCACAAATGTATGCGAAGAAAGATTTCAACAAAAAAAGTACTTCCAAATGAGTATCCTACATTAATAACCTAAATACATCAAACTTTCCAGCAACTATTCTCATCACTTAGGATTTCATATGCGAGATCGATTCTTCTTGTGTTCACCTTCTCCTCTGTCATATCTTCGCCTTCAAAGGAGTAACTGTTTGTCATTGCCCATTCCATGAAGTAGATAACATACATTAAAGAATTGGGACTGCAAGACAAATGAATATGTAATGTCAGTttaacgatcaaaaataaataaatatgtaatGTCAGTTCAAACTTGGTTTCAGTTTCAGTTTGTATGTTataatttcagtttcaaagaGTTGGTGACTTACATTTCGCCCTGTTGTGGACAATCTTATTTCACGTCGACTTTAATTTCATCTATACTACTGCTTCCAAAGTAAATTCCAAGGAGCTGACCTACTGTTTGCGCCATAAATTTAGCATCCTTTAAGTAGTTTGATGAACTTAGGAGAGAATTTTAGTGTGTCCAAGATCTGCCATGGATGTCAAAGTGAAGCAATGTGAAATGTTCTTTCGTGTTCAGCATTGGGATGAACAAGTGTTGCGTTTCGACATCAATTTTCTCCACTTCAGCATTTATCATGTCTGTAGCCTTCATCTCATCTCCCGCAATGACATCAAGCTAAAGATA includes the following:
- the LOC113291354 gene encoding uncharacterized protein LOC113291354, which gives rise to MGCDGLHKFLSDLPVECWSNAYCLGCRYGDMCSNIAESFNSWIKEAKGMPIATLVNWIRLKIMDQMSKRKLKGATYKGFICPRLEKKVMASIRSGVQWRITKSGDMEWEFFDGTHTHVVNIAKFQCSCKVWFNEQFPCEHAIACMHSNKINVYEYINPYFRIASFRTSYDRPIKPIPDYDKPIDVATGDLVNPPTVLGKKAGTPKKKRIPNIGSASFKRPITCSNCHTQAHHNKTTCPHPPAKKQC